The Chrysiogenes arsenatis DSM 11915 genome includes the window ATTCGCAAGATGTTTGAAACCATTGGTCGTGATGTGAAAAAGCTCAAACGGGTACGGATGGGCGAGATTCTCCTTGGTGGGATAGAGCCTGGTCATTATCGTTCTGCGGAACAGTGGGAAATTGATTACTTTGTGAAAATTAAGAAAAAAGCTCTCAGTATACGGGGGAACAAGCGGTGAGATATTCTCTAACTATTCGCGATGAGGTGTTTGCCAACCGCGTCATGGTGGCGAGTGGTACCTTCGGGTATGGATTGGAATTCAATGACTATTTTCCGGTCAATCGACTTGGTGGCATCTGCGTGAAAGGGTTGAGTCTCAAAGGGAGCCTTGGCAATAAAATGCCGCGCATTACGGAAACGTACGGTGGCATGCTGAATGCGATTGGCTTGCAAAATGTTGGCGTCGCGACGTTTATCCAGGAAAAACTGCCACGGCTACAAGATCTTGGCGCGGCGGTCATTGCGAATTTTTATGGGAACACGCTCGAAGAGTACGCTGAGTGTGCCCGTGCGCTGAGTGTTGATGGCGTGAAAGCATTAGAAATGAATATTTCATGCCCGAACGTAAAAGAGGGCGGCATCGCGTTTGGCTCATCGGTTGAAGCGACCCGCAAAGTGGTTGAG containing:
- a CDS encoding dihydroorotate dehydrogenase, encoding MRYSLTIRDEVFANRVMVASGTFGYGLEFNDYFPVNRLGGICVKGLSLKGSLGNKMPRITETYGGMLNAIGLQNVGVATFIQEKLPRLQDLGAAVIANFYGNTLEEYAECARALSVDGVKALEMNISCPNVKEGGIAFGSSVEATRKVVEAVRAVTEKPLIVKLSPNVADIRPFAEAATLGGADSLSLINTLIGMAIDVKTRLPKIANITGGLSGPAIKPVGVRMVFQASQVTDLPLIGIGGIMNRDDALEYMLAGAAAVQVGTANFVDPCAALTILEELEAYFDDNRIDLNEFVGGVKV